Part of the Candidatus Methanoperedens sp. genome, AAATCAGTAAAAATGGTATTATTTGAATTATTTATAGCTCATGGCATGATGGGACTTTTTACCATAAGTCTTATTTCATCCGTTATCCCGATACCCACAGAACCTGCAGTGTTTGGATTACTTGACGTTGGAAAAAAGCCGGAAATAATATTAACAACCTTAATAGTAGGCTCTATAATCGGAGCATCCCTGGGCTATCTTGTGGGAAAATATAAGCTTAGAAAAATAATCCCGTTCCATAACAAAGAAAAAGAAAAACAGATGCAGATGTACTTTCGTAAATACGGCGCATTATTTCTTCTGGTATCCCCTTGGATTCCCCTTGTGGGCGATCTTGCTCCCATGGTGGCAGGAATAGAGAATTATGAATCCAAAAGGTTCTTGATTGTGATTTCAGCAGCAAAGATTATTAAAAGTATAGGAATTGTTTATCTATCAATCAAAGTAATTGACTGGTGGACGCTATTAATAAAATAGAAACGAACGCTATATCTGAAAATTAATCCGCTGTTTTTGTTGTAAAAAGTAAAAAGATTGGTAAATGCTTTTTGATTTTTAAAGCAAAAACCGATTAAGGAATAAGCACCTACAACCAACATGTATCCAGGGTTCAGAGTTTATGCCAGAGCAACTGAATCCCAAAAGCGCCCGAAGGCAGAATCATGTTGGCTTTAAGAATACTTAAAGGGTGAATTACACTCATGAATAAAAGCGAAACTTTTGACGAAAGTAGAGATGGGAAGGAAGAATCATTTTAATAAACACTCCCCACTCACCGTCCTTAAAAGTTAGTTCTTATCATGGTAGACTCATAAGTTCAGTCATCGATCCTGAAGAGCTTAAACATAGGATTTGGTATTGCATCCGGGAAGAAAAGAAAAAAATTAAAGGAGGAAATAAAACATGAAAAATATAAATATTAGATATATGATTATGTCCGGAATAATCCTGTTATCCCTTGCATTTACAGTAAATATTGGCGTGGCACAATCGGATGATCCGACCGATGATACAACTAACGAAATTTATGAGGATATAGCGCCTTATGAAGGTCCAATAGGTCCGAGCAGTGCTTTTTACGGATTAAAAATTGCATTTGAGGACTTTAGTGAGATTTTCACGTTTAATGAGAGCGAAAAGATTGAAAAACAAATAGAACATGCAAGATCGCGGCTGGCTGAGGCAAAAACCGAATTGAGAAGCAATAATAAGGATAACGCCAATATGGCGATTGAGCGGTACAGGGAAAAAATCCAGGCAGTTGATGATTCAGTTTCGAATACCACTGAAAATGTTTCAGGACTTTTCAGTGCGCAGAGAAAGATTATGAAGCATCAGTTCGTTCTGGAAAGGCTTATTCAGGATTTCCCTGATAACGAAGGATTAAATAGAGCCTTTGATGACAGCGCGCAGCTTGAAAAAAGGTTTGAATCAAGGACCGACCGGAGATTTATG contains:
- a CDS encoding DedA family protein, which encodes MVLFELFIAHGMMGLFTISLISSVIPIPTEPAVFGLLDVGKKPEIILTTLIVGSIIGASLGYLVGKYKLRKIIPFHNKEKEKQMQMYFRKYGALFLLVSPWIPLVGDLAPMVAGIENYESKRFLIVISAAKIIKSIGIVYLSIKVIDWWTLLIK